From a single Oncorhynchus tshawytscha isolate Ot180627B linkage group LG33, Otsh_v2.0, whole genome shotgun sequence genomic region:
- the LOC112231407 gene encoding myozenin-2 isoform X1 gives MQEPDCDLAKQRKQLVQELCMEKQGEHFDLGKKISVPQDVMMEELNLRSNIGSRMYQERQKRVERFTLENVAPDTHRVVPHDPQQPDHSSTHNQGALQGGKNNYHTEVYIGQPGRNSLVRSLKNTIASKGNPSVLAPGYNGPLKEVPHERFNVTVIPKSYCSPWQIQHHNGNSDKLLSAISAHLPELPQKLTPNNYRCFNRAPMPFGGTAGSVRMFPLPGFELLQAHTEPSRTWESICDRPNFNRTPRGWAAHYTAETETSDL, from the exons ATGCAGGAACCagactgtgacctggccaagcaGAGGAAACAGTTGGTCCAGGAGCTGTGCATGGAAAAACAAGGAG AGCACTTTGACCTGGGGAAGAAGATCAGCGTTCCTCAGGATGTGATGATGGAAGAGCTTAACCTGCGGTCTAACATAGGTTCCAGAATGTAccaggagagacagaagagggtgGAGAGGTTCACCTTGGAGAACGTAGCACCAGACACTCACAGGGTGGTGCCCCACGACCCCCAGCAGCCAGACCATAGCAGTACACACAACCAGGGAGCCTTACAAGGGGGGAAGAATAATTACCACACAGAGGTCTATATTGGACAACCAGGAAGAAACAGCCTAGTGAGATCCCTGAAGAACACAATAGCCAGTAAGGgaaaccccagtgtcctggcccCAG GTTACAATGGGCCTCTGAAAGAAGTTCCTCATGAGAGGTTCAACGTCACTGTGATTCCCAAGTCCTACTGCTCCCCATGGCAGATTCAGCACCATAACGGTAACAGTGACAAGCTGCTGTCTGCCATCTCTGCCCATCTCCCTGAGCTGCCACAGAAGCTCACCCCAAACAACTACAGGTGCTTCAACAG GGCCCCGATGCCATTTGGGGGGACAGCAGGTAGTGTGAGGATGTTCCCCCTGCCAGGGTTTGAGCTCCTGCAGGCCCATACTGAACCGAGTCGGACCTGGGAGAGCATATGTGACCGGCCCAACTTCAACCGCACCCCAAGGGGCTGGGCTGCCCACTACACTGCTGAAACGGAGACTTCAGACCTCTGA
- the LOC112231407 gene encoding myozenin-2 isoform X2 has product MQEPDCDLAKQRKQLVQELCMEKQGGSRMYQERQKRVERFTLENVAPDTHRVVPHDPQQPDHSSTHNQGALQGGKNNYHTEVYIGQPGRNSLVRSLKNTIASKGNPSVLAPGYNGPLKEVPHERFNVTVIPKSYCSPWQIQHHNGNSDKLLSAISAHLPELPQKLTPNNYRCFNRAPMPFGGTAGSVRMFPLPGFELLQAHTEPSRTWESICDRPNFNRTPRGWAAHYTAETETSDL; this is encoded by the exons ATGCAGGAACCagactgtgacctggccaagcaGAGGAAACAGTTGGTCCAGGAGCTGTGCATGGAAAAACAAGGAG GTTCCAGAATGTAccaggagagacagaagagggtgGAGAGGTTCACCTTGGAGAACGTAGCACCAGACACTCACAGGGTGGTGCCCCACGACCCCCAGCAGCCAGACCATAGCAGTACACACAACCAGGGAGCCTTACAAGGGGGGAAGAATAATTACCACACAGAGGTCTATATTGGACAACCAGGAAGAAACAGCCTAGTGAGATCCCTGAAGAACACAATAGCCAGTAAGGgaaaccccagtgtcctggcccCAG GTTACAATGGGCCTCTGAAAGAAGTTCCTCATGAGAGGTTCAACGTCACTGTGATTCCCAAGTCCTACTGCTCCCCATGGCAGATTCAGCACCATAACGGTAACAGTGACAAGCTGCTGTCTGCCATCTCTGCCCATCTCCCTGAGCTGCCACAGAAGCTCACCCCAAACAACTACAGGTGCTTCAACAG GGCCCCGATGCCATTTGGGGGGACAGCAGGTAGTGTGAGGATGTTCCCCCTGCCAGGGTTTGAGCTCCTGCAGGCCCATACTGAACCGAGTCGGACCTGGGAGAGCATATGTGACCGGCCCAACTTCAACCGCACCCCAAGGGGCTGGGCTGCCCACTACACTGCTGAAACGGAGACTTCAGACCTCTGA